A stretch of the Notamacropus eugenii isolate mMacEug1 chromosome 2, mMacEug1.pri_v2, whole genome shotgun sequence genome encodes the following:
- the MRPL38 gene encoding large ribosomal subunit protein mL38: MAAPWWRVTLYGTRSARGFCTAAVLRRRSAPLGPMPNENIDVSALENLEKYRSFDRYRRCAEREANAPHWWKSYRDYFRQPSDPKDKIDIGFPPNQTPQRQQQILERKKILRENRARMEEAAHLRNVLIPLEEVKADWEKTVGPYHKQRLAEYYGLYQDLFHGATFVPWVPLNVAYNLGEELMPVFQGNEVTPTEATNPPEVTYEAEKDSLWTLLLTNLDGHLQEQDAEYIHWLVTNIPGSDVSAGQEMCHYLPPFPARGTGFHRFTFLLFKQHEPIDFSKDARPTPCYHLAMRTFRTFDFYKKHQDFMTPAGLAFFQCRWDDSVTHVYHHLLDMREPVFEFVRPPPYHPPQKKFPHQQPLRYLDRYRDSDEPTYGIY, encoded by the exons ATGGCGGCGCCCTGGTGGAGAGTCACGCTGTACGGCACGCGGAGTGCCCGCGGCTTCTGCACCGCGG CCGTCTTGAGGCGCCGGTCCGCCCCGCTGGGACCCATGCCCAATGAGAACATCGACGTGAGCGCGCTGGAGAACCTGGAGAAGTATCGCAGTTTCGACCGCTACCGGCGCTGCGCCGAGCGCGAGGCGAACGCCCCGCACTGGTGGAAGAGCTACCGCGACTACTTCCGGCAGCCCTCAG ATCCTAAAGACAAAATAGACATTGGATTTCCTCCCAACCAGACACCCCAGAGGCAACAGCAGATCCTTGAAAGGAAGAAGATCCTTCGGGAGAACCGGGCTAGGATGGAGGAGGCTGCCCACCTCCGCAATG TCTTAATCCCACTGGAGGAGGTGAAAGCTGATTGGGAGAAGACTGTTGGCCCTTACCATAAGCAGCGCCTGGCTGAATACTATGGGCTCTACCAAGACCTGTTCCATGGGGCCACATTTGTGCCCTGGGTTCCACTGAATGTTGCCTACAATTTAGGAGAAGAGCTGATGCCTGTGTTCCAGGGGAATGAGGTTACCCCGACGGAG GCCACTAATCCCCCAGAGGTGACATATGAGGCAGAAAAGGATTCGTTGTGGACTTTGCTGCTCACCAACTTGG ATGGACACTTGCAGGAACAGGATGCTGAATACATCCACTGGCTGGT GACCAACATCCCAGGCAGCGATGTGTCTGCAGGACAGGAGATGTGCCACTACCTCCCACCCTTCCCTGCAAGAGGAACTGGTTTTCACCGTTTCACTTTCCTCCTGTTCAAGCAGCATGAGCCCATCGACTTTTCTAAAGATGCCCGTCCCACACCCTG TTACCATCTTGCTATGAGAACCTTCCGCACATTTGATTTCTATAAGAAGCACCAGGACTTCATGACCCCAGCTGGTCTGGCCTTCTTCCAGTGCCGCTGGGATGATTCTGTCACTCATGTCTATCACCATCTGCTTG ACATGCGGGAGCCAGTGTTTGAGTTTGTACGTCCACCCCCCTACCATCCCCCACAGaagaagtttcctcatcagcaaccACTTCGATATTtggatcgatacagagacagtgATGAACCCACCTATGGCATCTACTGA